The following coding sequences lie in one Chloroflexota bacterium genomic window:
- a CDS encoding LysM peptidoglycan-binding domain-containing protein has protein sequence MECSRCGAEIHRGLAVCPVCGANLRARPRQVRCRYCGHRFSAELTLCPNCGRERRPEGLSRIVWGGALAIILLVVVGLIALPSVRTTLLAWVPEEGLTAWMATALPTLESAIALETPATEVATRTPLATTPPSEEQVAYQDRTPTPRPTDTPTPEPPTPTFTVTATETPTLTPTAALTVTVVSTSTVEAENLYVVAPGDSLSTIARRFGVSAQALARANHIEEDAQLRVGQQLIIPQGEEEPTPTPQPEELVYVVVPGDTLSAIARRFGVTVEALAQLNGIEDTSRLRVNQQLLIPTSGMPLPTRTPTPTPVPTPTPTPTVALVYPAPQPLSPADGTPFSGGEKAFIELRWEDVGPLQPGEVYVVHLGFLVAPEQITWFYEDTVQGTGWRVPGAFQALAPQEMGRSFRWYVQVEQIRRDADGRIIERVPRSPRSAIWGFTWS, from the coding sequence ATGGAATGTAGCCGATGTGGTGCGGAGATCCATCGAGGCCTGGCGGTTTGTCCCGTTTGTGGGGCTAACCTGCGTGCCAGGCCGCGACAGGTGCGGTGCCGTTACTGCGGGCATCGCTTCTCCGCCGAGCTGACGTTGTGCCCGAACTGCGGGCGGGAGCGGCGACCGGAGGGCCTCTCCCGGATCGTGTGGGGCGGTGCGCTGGCGATCATCCTGCTGGTCGTGGTCGGGCTGATCGCCCTGCCTTCGGTCCGGACGACCCTGCTCGCGTGGGTGCCGGAGGAGGGCCTGACGGCGTGGATGGCGACGGCGTTGCCGACGCTGGAGTCCGCGATCGCCCTGGAGACGCCCGCGACGGAGGTGGCGACGCGGACGCCGCTGGCGACGACGCCGCCGTCGGAGGAGCAGGTGGCCTACCAGGATCGTACGCCGACCCCCAGGCCGACGGATACGCCGACGCCGGAGCCGCCGACCCCGACCTTTACCGTGACGGCCACGGAGACGCCGACGCTTACGCCGACGGCGGCGCTGACGGTGACGGTTGTGAGCACGTCGACGGTGGAGGCGGAGAACCTGTACGTGGTGGCCCCGGGCGATTCCCTGAGCACGATCGCTCGTCGCTTTGGGGTCTCTGCGCAGGCGCTGGCCCGGGCCAACCACATCGAGGAAGATGCCCAGCTGCGGGTGGGGCAGCAACTGATCATCCCGCAGGGGGAAGAGGAGCCTACGCCCACGCCCCAGCCGGAGGAGTTGGTGTACGTGGTGGTTCCCGGCGATACGCTCAGCGCGATCGCCCGTCGGTTCGGCGTGACCGTGGAGGCGTTGGCCCAGCTGAACGGCATTGAGGATACCAGCCGGCTGCGGGTCAACCAGCAGCTGCTCATCCCGACCTCGGGGATGCCCCTGCCTACCCGTACGCCCACGCCCACGCCGGTGCCGACGCCCACGCCCACGCCGACGGTGGCGCTGGTGTATCCGGCGCCGCAGCCTCTGAGCCCGGCCGATGGCACGCCCTTCTCCGGCGGGGAGAAGGCGTTTATCGAGCTGCGTTGGGAGGATGTGGGGCCGCTACAGCCGGGCGAGGTGTATGTGGTGCATCTGGGGTTCCTGGTGGCGCCGGAGCAGATCACCTGGTTCTACGAGGATACCGTACAGGGCACTGGCTGGCGGGTGCCGGGGGCCTTTCAGGCGCTGGCGCCTCAGGAGATGGGGCGTTCCTTCCGTTGGTACGTGCAGGTGGAGCAGATTCGTCGCGATGCCGACGGGCGTATCATTGAGCGGGTGCCTCGCAGCCCGCGCAGTGCCATTTGGGGCTTTACCTGGAGTTGA